The Kwoniella shandongensis chromosome 13, complete sequence genomic sequence CCCGGACTCGCCGCAACAGCTTTGACACAAGCCAAATGTGCCGGGAAGATGAATATCGGTTCGAGAGTAGGTTTGACCTGGCCGCCGTTGCTGCtcttcgaggaagatgaaggggtGGGGAAAGAACCTTCGATACCGTAGAGAAGCTTTTCGTAAGTTCcggcgatgatgacgaatgTTGTTGAATGGAGAGTGGGTGTGGGAGTAAGGACAGTCGATTTGCCCTTTCCTTTGTCTTGAGCTTTCGGTGTTGTCGCTGGTTTCGTTGCGGCGGGAGCAGGTGCTTTGGAAGCAGCCGACGATGCAGGCTTGATAGCTGCTTTGGGTTTACCGTTCTTGCTAGCGTGAGACGGAGGGTTAGGCTTcttcgaagaagaggatgaggaaggacCATCGTAGGTCACTTCAACTTTCGCTTTCTTCGCATAAGGAGCGGGTCGAGCTGagcccttgcccttgcccaCAATCGGTTGCTTGGATTTTCCCTGTTTACCCATTATGTTTTGCTATAAGTATAGTAGAGTATGTGTCAGATAATAGTTGTTATGAATCATGAAAAGTTATAGCTGTATGACGGCGGTGGACGTGTTGAAAATCAACTTTtgagggaggatgatgatgtggcaTTGTAAAGTCAGTCAAaccgaggtggaggtgcaaGTGAAACGTTATCACGTGTTGTGTcattgtggttgtggttaCCCCGCATTGGACATCGCGAGTAACAACGATGACAAGTGGTGAGATGATGTACATACTTTCCAAACACTGCAGCCAAATTCGGACCTCACCTCTCGCTACGTCTCTGGCACTCTCTGTCATCCTCACGGCCACTACGGATCTTACCACCGGGCTACGTCGCCTGATAGCCCTCGGCCCTCGTCGTTCGCGAATACGCTCGCGCCATGTCCACCCaaactccttcctctctcatcgGTGAAGTCCTCCGACAACCAGATGACCTCCTTAAACTAGCTTCGTACCGCAAGAAACTACTCAAAGAAAAATCAGCTCTCGATGCCAAACTCTCCAGCGGGGTAAAAGTGCAATTGGACGCAACGAGAGATGCGTTACTAAAGTTGCAGAATAGTAGGGCGGCGATGGGTCTGAtacgagaagagatgatggccgtggagaagttgatggGTGGGGAAAATGGTGGAGAAGCTTTTGAGAAGATTacaagggtgagtgcgggtcGACACTGATCTGAAATACTGCGACTACCTTtaggaagaaggtggttgcGAGTAGTCTTGGTCACGACGAGAGTGGTTGACAATGAGCTGATGCAGATGTCACTTTTCGTAGGTATCCACGGTCCATCGGAACTTCTCTCAGACCACCAAAATGGTCAACAACCTTCGATCCATGTCTGATAAAGTCGACCACATCGCATCTCTCCTCGATTCCGATCGCAATCAACATTCCGGACCTTCCGGTCCTTCACCCAACCTCCTCCCTATCCATTACCAACTACAACAGCTCGAGGCGTTCCGTAACGAGACTCTGCaccaagcgaagaagagcgatgtcgcagagagagaggtgttGATCAAGTGGTTTGAGAAGCTGGATAAAGTCGGTAACGATTTCGAAGCTTGGTTATGGGAGATCGGGGCGAGAGTCGTCGAGTTGGCAAgaaatgggaatggaggtACGGTGGTTAGGTTGTTAAAGATtgtagaggtggaagggagagaggatgagaaggtgagctagacaTCCCAAAACGGGATATGGAGCTGACTGGTTTGTATTCTACCACAGGCTGTCGCAATGCGTCTAGTCCGAAAAGTAGCCACTACCGACGCTGCTTCAAAATACAAATCCATGCAAGCCAACGCCCGAGTGATAAAAAATTACCGACACAAGCTGCTCGACGCAATGACAGCATCTGTCCGATCGGCGTTCGACAATCATTTCCTCGATAACCAGTACGACTTTTTGGCGTTTATCGATGGACTCGGTTGGATCTACAAGGATATCATACGGATCAAAGATGACGTCGAACCTCTCTTCCCGGAAGATTACGAGATCACACCATATCTCGTCAAGGCGTATCATAAGTGTCTCAATGAGACAATACGGAAAGTAGTCGATTCCGCTCCGGAAGCCAAGGTGTTATTGGAGCTACACGCGTGGATCAAGGAATATCGAGTCAGTATGAAAGAGCTGGAAATCCCCAATGCTTGGCTACAACCGCCATTGTTGGACGGAAAATCACAGGATCTAATCGAGGATTACGTGAAATTGATCGTGGCCAAGTTGGAAGAATGGACAGTCAACTTGATGAGAGAAGAAACGGGGAAATTCACATGGCGAACGAGAGAACCGGAGCAAGCGGACGATGGACAACTAGGAATGGAAGGTGTTGTCGACTTCTTCTCGTTGGTCAGTCAACAATGTGATCTTGCCCTTGATTCGAATCAAGGTGCGGTGTTGGCACGAGTCGTGACGGAATGCGCAAAAGTGATGCGCCGAGTGCAAGGGGAATGGTTGAAACTGGTTGCGGACGAGTCGAAAGcccaagtggagaagaaaccCGAGGAAGTCCCTGGTGGTCTAGTCGAATACGTGATTGCGCTAGCGAACGATCAATTAAAATCGGCCGATTACGTCGAAGCTCTTTCGACGAGATTGGAACCGCTGGTGTCTGCGAAATATAAAGAAGCGATCTCGGCACGATTGAACGAAGCGATTGACGGATATCTCGACGTTGCCAAACGATGTACTTCGTCATTAGTCGATTTCGTTTTCAACGATCTGAAAACTGCTACGAGAGGATTGATCACTCCGACATGGTATACGGATCAACTGATGCCCCAAATCATCGAAACCATGCGCGATTACATGTCGGATTATCAAACGCATCTAAACCCCTCCATATTCGAAATCCTAGTCGAAGATCTACTCGACACTTTCCTAATCTCCTACTTGACAGCTTTGAGAAGAGCTTCTTCGCGATCATTGAGAATGCCAATAGCGATACAAAAGATCAAATCTGATATATCCCAAGCGTTCGATTTCTTCTCAAAATACAAATCGCCGCAAGAACTGGAGACGAATTTCGAAGTGATCGATATGATCGTCAGTATGTTGACGGCATCGAGTCAGATGGTATTTATGGATTATTGGAATTTCGCAAAGAAACATGGACCGAATCTCGCTTTTGTCGAAGCGTTGATGAAGGCAAGAGATGATTTCGATAGAGtacaagttggagagattATGGAGATGTTGCgaaggaagatcaaagaggaggatataGGAGAACCGGAAGAACCCACAatcatggtgagtagcgATCTTCCGTTTGCGAGGATGGATGGAGTATCAACGGGGTTTGGGCGATCGGAAAGGGTGAAGGTCCTCCCACTGGTTGTCTGATCCCCTCTGACTACCTCGTCAATATTATGAGATCGGACGGTCTTCTCGTACAAGGTACAAGGATAATTGCTAATCTACTGCATCCCTCCCCCACAGGTAAAAGTCCAAGCAACATCCGGTGGACTGCTGTCCAACTTGTCAAACCTTGCTGGTACATACGCCAGCAATTTCACAACGAGCAACTTTGCAACACCCGGATTCAGAGCTTTATAGAGTCAAGGCACGCGATCTGGTCAATGTCCTTTCCGTTCTCCTCTACTATCGTCTGGGAGTGTGTACGCTTTGTCGTCGCACGGACGGTCTATTCATATCTAGTCTCTTCAAGCATATTCACAGCATCGTTCATCTTGCCTTCGTTCTCCGTTCTCATTTCGTTGTATTCCATTGTCAACAATGCATTGTTCATCATTCCGAGCACCCGATACTGCGTCGCTATCAACGCTACTCCGCGGAGCATTGGACCTCCAGTCCATCCGTTCCTATACCGCCCGCCTAATCCAGCTTGGTCTTGTCAGCTCCGGGTTGAGTAGTACGATCTGGCAGGTTCTCAGCTAGCGCATCAATCTTCTTGAATTGATGGCTGAATCGAGAAGGGTAGAGGAAAGGTCGGAGGTCGAATCCTATCAACGTAGATGTATCATAGCTCGTTAGTAAGTAATGCTCCTCTATGGAGTGAGGAGAGTGGGAACGCACTATTGTCATCTGGACCGTAGGATTCCTGTGGAAGAGACAGTTGTGTCAGCTGTCCATTGAGTGATGATCACCACACTTCCAGTAGCTCACCATATGAACCGAAGGCGTGATTGTTGTCCTGCACATTCGTCAGCTCTGACTCGTCTAGACATTTGGCAACTGAGGGTCAGCTCACATCTTGTGTCGGTTGATCGCataggtgaagaagaagtgctTGACCTTCGTTGCAATCTTCACGGTGGATCTCCAAATCAGCACCTCCCCAACATAAACGCATAGATGAGTCTTCTCGACccgcgactcacctctgtggGGGACAAGAAGCTACCCCATTCTTGCACAAGCTTCCCAAACATGCTATAAGGTCCACACTTTTCCACTTTTCTCAATCGTCCAAAGACAGATAGCTCATCGTAGGTCATGCCCATCTCGACTTCGTCAGATTGAGCGACGTTATCAGCTCCCAGAGGGATAAGCTCAGCAGTCGGGATGGCGTCGAGGAAGCTAAGCGATACGAAACGTCAATCAGTTATCATCCCTCAGACCGCTCAGAACCCCTCCCGTAAATGAATTGGAGAGAGCTTGAGATATCGCaagagactcacctgccCAAGATTGGCAAGTCGAATTTGGTTTCTGCCCAGCCGATAAACTTCTTCAAGTCGGTCTTACTGATACCACCGATAGGGTTCACGTCGGCACTTGAGCAGCTAGCAAGTTGCAGATCGCAAATCAGCACTAGCATGCCATTGTGGATCCGTCCAGTTACTCACTCGTATTTGGTATAGTAACCTCTCAAGCTCTCATCAACATTGGCACTTCCCAGGACCAACAAGCTTCCaacctttccccttgtccaAGGTAGGAGTTGAGCAAACATGTACGCAACGACCATACGGAGTCGAGCCTGATACCGATGCACGggagatgtcagctacaaTCCACACTTGGCTGCAAGGGTATTGTGGCTGACCTGGATGTTTTGCAAAGCCAGATTTTCGGCAGATGTTCCGCCGTGCACTGCGAACTGAGGCTTCTTGCCAGTGACGAGGCTGAAAATGCCTTTGACGGCTGAAACGGCAGTGTCCATGTTCAGATCGGTGTGATAACTGCGGTAGCAAATCAAGCATGAGCGAGCTGATACACGTTTCACCGGTAAATGGATCGACAACTTACGCGCCGATAGCCTCTGCGAGGTctttcgccctcttcctAGTCTCCGGACTAGAATGTTCCGTTCCCATATAACATGTGTGGAAGATCCTGCTGGCAAACTCCCTCGGGTTAGTCGGGAGATAAGTGGAGTCTTCAGGCTCTCCTGTAATCCGTCGTGCGTCGGCAATAACCTGCTTATCTCCTTTGGAAGCGGCGTCTGCAACGAGTCGACACATGGAATGAATGATAGTGGCAGTTGCACAACTGTCGATACCACCACTAAGGGGGAGGAAGTAACCCTGGGTTCTGGATCGTCGGAGGTAGTCCCAAAGCCAACAAGCGGGACCGAGCCTGGTCACGAGATCACGTCAGCCTGTTAAACACCTCACCCGAAGACCTTATCACACTGGACTCACgcgatctcctcttctggaGTATGGTATGTAACTTCTGAGGATCCTTTGGTCTCCTCATCGCCTACTCTGATACCCTGCCCACCGTCCAACCGAGTATCGATATAAGTTCGCTGGTACGCTTCCGCTTGAGCACTTTGCATTCTTCTACTACTTGTCGTCCTGTGAGCTCGGACAGCTCCCAAGTCGACTGTAGCGGTGACAACTTCGACATCCGAAAGAGAGAACTGAGAACCCCTCGCAAGGATTTGACCGTTCATGGCGATGAGACATGCTCCGTCGTAGTACAACcgatcaccatcacatccTTGCTGGTTAGCATAAAGATAAATACCACCGAGCTGGGAGAGCTCATCATGAGCTGCTGTCACTGTATCTCAAGGCGATGATACGACCCACCTTCATGGTCGCTTCCTTGATGAGGTCGATACGGCGGTTCAGCTTTCGCAGCTCGTGATGACTAGCCGAGGAGTTTGTGAAGATTTCCACACCGTCTAGACCCATGAGGATATGGGGACTGAAATATGCACGTCGTATCAGTATCTCTATCCTTGAAAGTGCGATCTCCGGATAAACTCACGAAGCTGGGGTGAACAACTCTTCACAAAGCTCAACACCGATCACAGTATCTTCAGTTGAGACGACACCGTCACCGAAAGGAACGTGACTCTGCGGAGACTTGTCAGTATATGACCGATATGTTGCACAAACAATGAGTGCTTCGACTCACTTGACCGGTGATTCGGCGGATCATGCCGGGAAGAGAGTGTTGTTCGAGCTGTCTGTGCTTGTGCCAAGGTGTGAAATGTCTCAACTCGCGCTGTGGACCATCTACATCAGCTCGTAGCTCGTACATTCGACAATACCATGAGAGAAGCGGTAGTATGCTCACGTAATTACCATCGTTGGCCATCCACATCTTTGGTCTGATCATTGCAATCTTTCCATCGTGAATGATCACTCGACAGTTGTagttgttgttcttgtgcTCGATTGGCCTGTACCAGGGCAAAGCGTCAGCAAGTCTCTCGGACTACTATCAAATCGACATCCCGGACAATCGATTGAGGGAGACGTCACTTACATGCCAACATCGCAAATGATCCCCTTTGCTTCCTCACTTTGCAGGATGGTAGCTAACACTTCCCACGAATGAAGGATCGTATCACCTACAACACACAATCAAGTATAAGCTCAGCACTTTCCGGGACACCCGGAGACATTGAGATCACCCTCTAAGAAATGATCCAAACATCCATATCCTGGGATTTCAAGCTCGGGTCCGACACGAAGTTTGGCTCCTCGCGATTTCGCGATCGCTATAGAACGTAAGATACGTTCGCAGTTTCCCTATTGAGGATCGAAACCACGTCTGTTCAGCTTTGATAGCCAGTCCGACGCGGACGCGAGCAGAGGGAATGGGAGCTAACCTCAAAATCGAGAGACCACTGATCGAGTTGACTATAATGAGTGTAGGTTGGTGAGCGAGGTACTTGAACGATCATGAGAAGACGCTCAAACATACCAGCTAAGAAGGGAAGGCGTCAGCTGGAGTACCTGATTACAATAGAGGATTGAGCTAGCTTACGTTGCTACAGTGACGAGGTGCATCTTGTTCAGACGTTTCCCTCCCTTTGTCAGTGCTagaaagatgatgatagtCGAGTATGGAAACCCGACTGATGTCGATAACGACCCAAAACGATTGATGTCATTACGAGTCTGTCTCTACCTAGAGTGGAGGATCCGCTAAatacatcacgtgactcTCAACGCCTCCGTCCGTGTCTCTCTCCAACTTAAGACGTCGGTGTTCAGAGAACTCATCTATCACTCAAGATCACATTCCACCAAACAGCACACCAGAGACTTCATAGCAAAAACAGCCGCAAGATGGCAGAACAACAAGTTAACATCACGGACCTCGAGCCTGCTCAGCTCCAAGAGGTGAAAAAGCAACTTGACCAAGTACGTTGCAACAGTCATACAACCTTCGTCCTTTCTCTACCTCTTCACGAAACGCGCGAAGGAAAGGTAAGAGTAGCTGGGCTGACGCTTGATTGGTAGGAACTGGAACATCTTACCAACTCTTATTCTCAATTGAAACAAGCTCAGACCAAATTCCGATCTTGTGTCGAGAATGTCTCGTCCCTCTCTCCTGCTTCCAAAGGTATGTCATACCATTCATGTACTTCACTTTATTCTTCAGGTCGCCCAGATTCTTAGCTGATCACTTGGTTGTAGGCAAGGAAGTGTTGATCCCCTTTACGAGCTCTTTATATGTCCCTGGCAAATTGACAGATGTGGAGaatgtggtggtggacgtTGGGACTGGATACTacgtgaagaaggtgagttcgtcTATttcttccaacaacaaacagTATCGAttcacttccttcctcttcatatCATTGTACTATTGTGGTCGCGTCTTTCCTATAGAGCCGGACTGACGTGTGATGTTGGTTTTGAACAGAACAAGGCCGAAGCTACGGAACATTACACATCCAAAACCAACTTTGTCCAAGGTAACCTCGAAACTCTCCAAAAGACAATCGAGCGAAAACAGGAGAACGTGCAGAGCGTCATGCAAGTCTTGCAAATGAagatgcaacaacaacagcaggcTGGTGCGGTGCAAGCGTGATCTGGAAGACAGACCCATGAGTTTTGGGAGGTTGAAGTCAGGGGACAGTCAAGAAAGCGATATCATGCATTTTATACCCCTATGAACTATCTACCTATCTATCCAGAGGCGCACTCTCCCTTACATGGGCATTGGCACTCCCAACTTTCGATGCATCTTCCAAGAGATCTCCATAAAGTTCGGCTCGGTCTCCGGCGTCACGAACCCATGTCGAACGAGGAAGTCGACGTAAACGAGACCACAATTTGGCTTCATATCGTGGCCGTGAAGAGCCTCAACAAGCTCTGGGATAGTCATGAGCTGACGGTGGAGGAATTGAGTCAGCAAGTCAAGCCACACGTACGATCAAGCGGGGCGAGGAATCGAATCGGAGCGATTGGCGGATTGTGTACTCACAGCAAACGACTCCACTTCGTCATCGTGAGGTGCCGGTTTGACATACTCCGGCGAGTCAGATGGCGGCAAGGGCAAATCATAGATATATTCGACCTCTACCACGTCGAGATGGTCAGCATTCTGCTTTGATAGAGCAATCGAAGGACAGGGCTCACCGGGCTGCAGATACCCATCGTCTGTCACATAGAAGTATGACAGGACGCCGGTCGCTCTGCAAAAGTAACCTCATCGTTAGAAGCAACATTCTCGACCACCAGTGGACTTGATTTACTTGACGTGTTTTCTGACCAGATCTTCCGGTAGATTCGCCTCCTCGTCACATTCCTTTACGATAGTTTCGAGCGGTGTCATCCCCGAGGTTATACCACCAGCAACAGACTACAGGTCAAGCTATGGGTCAGTTCCTAATTCAAGGAGCGGTTGTCGAGAATGATTGACATACGTTATCGAGACGTCCAGGCCATCTGCGTCACGATGATTAGCCCCGTTCTTGATtagcgaagatgagatcactcacgtagCCTTGGTCTTACTCCGCCTAGGGACCCAGACTTTcatatcttctccttcaccttcataaGCTGCAGATATCCATGTCAGCTGTCGCTCGGGCATGTCGACCCGCTGAGGACAGACCTACCTGTTAAGTGGACGCCAAAAGTTGCCAGTCCGAAGATCGCACATGCAGCTCTTTCGAGAGGAAAAGCGAGATTTGAGAAGGTACCACTTGGTTTTGAGAGTGACTTGAAAGCTGACGATTGAGGTGAAGCGTAAATCGAGTATAGCTCGTTCCTCCACCCTGCCATTAAACTCTTGTTTAGCTATCAAGGTCATTTCCATCTTTCTAGTATTACCTACCTCCTAAAGGAAGTGGGaacaccccttcctctctccacttctgcGCGACCTCtgccatcctcttcgctaACACCTCCTTACCCCCTTCCACGACCTTCTCGTCAAAGTATACGCATTCCGTCTTCCTATTAAAATTCCCCGTCTCGTCGGGtttcccctctccctcataGAACTCCCACAATGGCTCTGGTGACTGTGTCGCAACGACCTTTTTCATCTCGCGCAGAACATCGGGACGAAGTAAGCCGAGTGGCGGAAGATGAGCGAGGTGGTCGGCAAGAGTCAGATGGAATGGTACGTAGGGAGCAGGAGGTGCAGAGGGTGGGAGGGGGTAGGAAGGGAAGACATCAGCAGCTTCGACCACAGAGAGAAGACTACGTGATGTCATTGTGCTGGTTGCGTGATCTACGAGTCGAGTCTCGTTGCGGTAGTTGAGTCTGTTCTGTTCGACCGAGATATCACCTATTGCGTACAGCCTGTGGTGGTATTGTAGATTGACAGCTCCGTTTTAGGTCAACTATCGTATCGAAGAGTTGACAAAGGAAGCGATATGACAGCAGCTCGAAGTTGGTAGTTGCGTTTCAGGTACACCTGTGAAGCGGGGTGCCCCGCCTTTTCCTTTGTCTCCTTCGTGACAAGTTATACGAATCAGTCTTAGTACACCGGCCGTAAGAAGTTGTTAGGCTGAGCTGAGGTGCATGAGAAGATCGTCCTGCTCATCGCTGGTGATTGAGAGTTCGAATGAATTATAGTCAGCTTCAGGATAGTCATCCAACGGCTGGGTCGATATGACAGGTCGTGCGACTTTGCGGCTATGATCTGCGAAAAGATAAACGTGTCAATGCGTTATGTCACAAAATGTCCCCATGCATACACCGACCGAGATTCATACACGCGCGACTATGGGGTTATGCTTTTGTAAAATCGGGTGCGAGTTACGTACGATCGCCGGCAGGATAGGGAACGATGGATTGGTCACTCCACATGCATGTTGTTTGGTTGGTTACTGTAACCCAGGGTAGTGGAGCGGGAGTTCTTGTCTTGCTCGATCTTTGGAAATGCATGTGCGTCTGTCTGCCAAATGGAATGACTCGACGACCCGAGTGTGTGTCACTCTGCAATTGAGATTTTAGGATTGCGTACGATAACATGCGCAAGTGAGTCTGTTTGGACATGCGTCTTCTCTTTAGGAGTTGTGAGCTAGCCTTGTTGAGTTCCCGCTGATTCGGACTGTGATTCCTCACCTCCTCGGCTCTCACCCCCGCCCCTTTCGCGTACTACTATCGGTGCGCACTTACACTTTTCGGATCAGAAAGGAACCGTTACCACCGTAGTCTGGAATAGAAAGGATACAGTAAAGATGAGTGACACGTCGTCATCCCGTAAAAGTAGTTTAACACGAGTACGTCACGCTTCTAGACCAATCGGAAATATTATCGCTGTTTACCTCGgctggaagaggatgcgATGCCGGGAAAGGGCGACATACATAGGGGTGGAATCGGAGAATTAAATGAGACACTAAAAAGGGAAGGTAATGTCTCCTTAGCTGCCTATTATTTAGACTATTTCTTAGCACGAAACTGTTTGCTTCTTCTGCCCTTGCGCTCTGGTGTACGTATCAGTACGTAGCTACGATCGGCGATGTTACTGTTAGGTTGGGTTATGTTATCGCTCATCCCGTCAGATTGGTTTGGGTCTGTGTCGGCGTGTTACCCTGAATCTCGAAATATCTGGACAGTCGCTGACGCCACACTTCTAATCcaaaagagaaaaggaaaggCGGGGCTATAGAGCGTGGGACCTGATTGGGTGTGATGATTGGGTCTAAACCagtccttctctctcccttcttccctcatccccccccccccccttcTATCAAACATACCAAGAAGGTAGGAACGGAAAACAGGCAGTCAGGAAGGGGAAAAGAAAGGGCAACAGGGGAACCCATTAACCAACTCGCACAGGGGAATTAAGAAATAATAACCCACAGTCCGAGTGGGAAATGCACGAGCCCACGCCATCACAATCAAGATCCCATATTCTTACTACAAACTGAATCATCCCCCCATCTGCTCCTGCAAATCATCAATTCCCTCGAACCGtatctctctctccgtctatctctctttcgctcctctatctctttccttcttcgttcTCGATTACACTCGTGTATACCCTCTCGGGTGCTATCTatctctacctcctcaaGCTTGCAGTGTCACTCACGGTAGTCGATACGATTCAGCACAACGGAACTGTTACCTCAAAAGCGCGTAGCGATAGTCATCACCTGCGGCCGTAGTGCTCCGGAACAGATAAACTTATTGCCATCATCCATAGAAATCGACATTTTAAAGGCTCGActttcttcgtccatcaccACTTGTCGGCCTTGACCGTTTGTCGTTCTCAAAGAAGAGCATTGTTACCAATCAGCAAGGTCAAGTCTCTCATACCCCGGCCTTTCGGAAGCTAAATCGAttgcaaaggtgagtcatacTCTTCTCACATTCCCGTTGTGACACGTCgccctcaccatcaccattccCAAGTCCTGTCAAGTACATCTATACACACATCTTCGACGTCTGTCTGAGGTGGTCAACGGAGACACTAGCTCGGAGCGTCTCTCAATACTTTATACCCGCCCTCGGACAACTGTTTAATGGGCGATGAAACGTAGAGCTAAGCTAACATGTGTGCATCTTTTCTCTCGACCCCATTCCCTACTTGATGGCCCAACGTGATCTCCGAACTGTATCCTTCGGTCTGGAAACTCTTCCGTTTCTCCGACGTTctcaaacacacacacaatcgCACACTCATACATCCACCCCCTGATCGATCACTCCCGTCCCTTCCTCATGGCACGGTGTCACTCAATCCGCGTCATCTACCAAAACGCAGTCAGTGCGTCGCTGGACCCAGAAGACGAGCTTTGATCACGTCCGAGCGTCTAGTCTGTTATCCCCGTCCTTTGACTTTTAAAGGTAGCCAGTACAGCCTTATTGTTCAACTCATCCCCAACAAAAGCATCAAGGATCCCTCGCTTAGACTTGATCACGGACCTCGACAACCTTTTACTTTACCCCTCTCGACACCTCTacactctccctcccatcgtcttcatctggTTCAAGAAGTACCACCTTCGGTTCCGACCTAAAGAGATCGACAATTGTTTCAGAAGCCAGtgtggtgagtcgcatcAT encodes the following:
- a CDS encoding NAD+ synthetase; amino-acid sequence: MHLVTVATQLDQWSLDFEGNCERILRSIAIAKSRGAKLRVGPELEIPGYGCLDHFLEGDTILHSWEVLATILQSEEAKGIICDVGMPIEHKNNNYNCRVIIHDGKIAMIRPKMWMANDGNYRELRHFTPWHKHRQLEQHSLPGMIRRITGQSHVPFGDGVVSTEDTVIGVELCEELFTPASPHILMGLDGVEIFTNSSASHHELRKLNRRIDLIKEATMKLGGIYLYANQQGCDGDRLYYDGACLIAMNGQILARGSQFSLSDVEVVTATVDLGAVRAHRTTSSRRMQSAQAEAYQRTYIDTRLDGGQGIRVGDEETKGSSEVTYHTPEEEIALGPACWLWDYLRRSRTQGYFLPLSGGIDSCATATIIHSMCRLVADAASKGDKQVIADARRITGEPEDSTYLPTNPREFASRIFHTCYMGTEHSSPETRKRAKDLAEAIGAYHTDLNMDTAVSAVKGIFSLVTGKKPQFAVHGGTSAENLALQNIQARLRMVVAYMFAQLLPWTRGKVGSLLVLGSANVDESLRGYYTKYDCSSADVNPIGGISKTDLKKFIGWAETKFDLPILGSFLDAIPTAELIPLGADNVAQSDEVEMGMTYDELSVFGRLRKVEKCGPYSMFGKLVQEWGSFLSPTEIATKVKHFFFTYAINRHKMTTITPSVHMESYGPDDNRFDLRPFLYPSRFSHQFKKIDALAENLPDRTTQPGADKTKLD
- a CDS encoding prefoldin, alpha subunit; translated protein: MAEQQVNITDLEPAQLQEVKKQLDQELEHLTNSYSQLKQAQTKFRSCVENVSSLSPASKGKEVLIPFTSSLYVPGKLTDVENVVVDVGTGYYVKKNKAEATEHYTSKTNFVQGNLETLQKTIERKQENVQSVMQVLQMKMQQQQQAGAVQA